CATGAGTTTCGTGGTGCGTGCCGAGCGGTCGCAGTCGGTAAGGACGAAGGCTTCGTGCTTCATCGCGAGGGCGGCGGCGGCGCGCTCGTTCTCGGCAGTGATGGCTTCGAACCCCCATGCCTTGAACGATACGCCGAGGAGCATTCGTGTCTGCTCGCTCGGATCGCAGATGATGATTGGGGTCATATCGTTCCCCGCCGAAAGACTCAAGACTTCAGAACGCGTGCTCGACCACTTCCGAGAACATTTCAACGGGGAAGAATTTTATCCCGCGTTTGATGTAGTCGGGTATCTCCGCAAGGTCCTTTTCGTTCGTTTTGGGTATAATGATACGCTTGATGAACTCGGTACGCTTTGCGGCAATGACCTTTTCCTTCAGGCCGCCGATGGGGAGCACTTTTCCGGTGAGCGATATTTCTCCGGTCATGGCGATGTCCGCGCGTATCTTCTTTCCGCGGGCGAGCGAGAGTATCGCTGTCGACATTGTTATGCCTGCAGAAGGCCCGTCCTTAGGCGTTGCGCCGGCGGGTATATGCAGGTGGAGAAGGTTGTCCTCGAAGAACGATTCCTTCACATCGTATTGCGATGCGATGCTCCGCACGTAGCTGTAGGCGATCTTCGCCGATTCCATCATCACTTCACCCATATGGCCGGTGAGGCTTATGCTGCCCTGCTGTTTCTTGATGGGGGCAGCTATGCATTCTATGGTGAGCGTGGAGCCGCCGAGCTCCGTCCACGCAAGGCCGATGGCCGTTCCCGGCACGGTAATGCGATCGGTCATATCGCCGACGAATATCTCCTTGCCGAGATACTCCTCGATGTTCTTCTCGCTTATGCGTACGCGCACGCCGGTGCCTTTCGACGCGACCTCGGTGGCGACCTTGCGGCATA
The genomic region above belongs to Spirochaetota bacterium and contains:
- a CDS encoding S16 family serine protease — translated: IGAMPGKIIQALKIVKTRNPVIMLDEIDKLGQSYQGDPSSALLEVLDPEQNNNFRDHYIDMPFDLSNVLFITTANTIDTIPRPLLDRMEVIRLSGYILEEKLKIAVKYIIPRQLDRHGITEKNLCFEVDALKKIVTSYAKEAGLRNFERNIEKICRKVATEVASKGTGVRVRISEKNIEEYLGKEIFVGDMTDRITVPGTAIGLAWTELGGSTLTIECIAAPIKKQQGSISLTGHMGEVMMESAKIAYSYVRSIASQYDVKESFFEDNLLHLHIPAGATPKDGPSAGITMSTAILSLARGKKIRADIAMTGEISLTGKVLPIGGLKEKVIAAKRTEFIKRIIIPKTNEKDLAEIPDYIKRGIKFFPVEMFSEVVEHAF